Proteins found in one Corynebacterium freneyi genomic segment:
- a CDS encoding PH domain-containing protein, whose translation MSNDQPTALPTTRFRPQKTHFLAVTFLVFLAIVAMGFSLWLSPLLLVPVVYALWILRVRTTVSSRGITAVYFLGGRRSLPWNRFRGVLFDKRGRAYAVGRSTDGAEDDDVRFALPAITFNSLPALSEATDGRIPDPVTPARLADDEKVEVFDRDGKSVKMTREEYATYEAAARARADKAGKADKADEAPKE comes from the coding sequence ATGAGCAACGATCAGCCGACCGCGCTGCCCACGACCCGCTTCCGTCCCCAGAAGACGCACTTTTTGGCCGTGACCTTCCTGGTGTTCCTGGCGATCGTGGCGATGGGCTTCTCCCTGTGGCTGTCCCCGCTGCTGCTGGTGCCGGTGGTCTACGCCCTGTGGATTCTGCGGGTGCGCACCACGGTCAGCTCCCGCGGCATCACCGCCGTGTATTTCCTCGGCGGCCGCCGTTCGCTGCCGTGGAACCGCTTCCGGGGCGTGCTGTTCGACAAGCGGGGCCGGGCCTACGCGGTGGGCCGCTCCACGGACGGCGCGGAAGACGATGACGTCCGCTTCGCGCTGCCGGCCATCACCTTCAATTCCCTGCCCGCCCTGAGCGAGGCGACCGACGGCCGGATCCCCGACCCCGTCACCCCGGCCCGACTGGCCGACGACGAGAAGGTGGAGGTCTTCGACCGCGACGGCAAATCCGTCAAGATGACCCGCGAGGAGTACGCCACCTATGAGGCGGCCGCCCGGGCCAGAGCCGACAAAGCCGGCAAGGCTGACAAGGCCGACGAGGCCCCGAAGGAGTAG
- a CDS encoding mechanosensitive ion channel family protein — translation MDFLLYLLQRSWAWIAAHGLSIAALLILLVLVPRIRRFVIAVATSNMTDGEESTKGRRALIGAVVYLVEMVAYFVLGIALLNQFGVSLTAAAIPATVISAAIGFGAQGVIGDLIGGVFIIAEKQYGIGDWVEFHSPSGTVQGDVVNMTLRATTIRTLNGEEIVVPNSEARMCVNYSSRWSRAVIEIPVPMTAGGSVRDLEERTLEAAKRAVAAEGVREHVLSEIRIQSSTQLVAPTAMGLPWTVTMRLIADCDPGDQWLIERAVRSEIIDTWWDDYGERAEANPLRQTEALTAQLSALSASPDQGMRRSPVIRPDSSGDDAKTTTFVDAGGSTPGSNRGTGSLEVEQANSAKQAQSTSGSLDDDDRRRSDLPSAGAALDERRRKARDADDSDGSDSADLDETKVAPAVDADADDSDEQATATDRVAWSELSKRQRVRRILSAGGRARPSTVVLLVTLLILGMLNLATVEPGEGEEGVAGWLAPSRFTGGDEEADDDGTDVGTGTGSGNTGTGGATTTAPTDAPSQPDGGRGQQGTDAGTGNTGDGGNTGNTDNSGNTGDSGNTGNSGNTGNTGDTGTGDTGTGTGTGADAGANSGTGGGGTASN, via the coding sequence ATGGACTTCCTTCTATATCTATTGCAGCGCTCGTGGGCATGGATCGCCGCACACGGCTTGTCCATCGCCGCGCTGCTGATCCTTCTGGTCCTCGTCCCACGGATCCGGCGATTCGTCATCGCCGTGGCCACATCCAACATGACCGACGGCGAGGAGTCGACGAAGGGGCGCCGCGCATTGATCGGCGCGGTGGTCTACCTCGTCGAGATGGTCGCCTACTTCGTCCTCGGCATCGCCCTGCTCAATCAGTTCGGCGTATCGCTGACGGCGGCGGCGATTCCAGCGACGGTCATCTCGGCTGCGATCGGTTTCGGCGCGCAGGGAGTCATCGGCGACTTGATCGGCGGCGTATTCATCATCGCGGAGAAGCAGTACGGCATCGGCGACTGGGTCGAGTTCCATTCCCCCAGCGGCACGGTGCAGGGCGACGTCGTCAACATGACGCTCCGCGCGACGACGATCCGCACGCTCAACGGCGAGGAGATCGTGGTCCCGAACTCCGAGGCCCGCATGTGCGTGAACTACTCGTCGCGGTGGTCGCGCGCGGTCATCGAGATTCCGGTGCCCATGACGGCCGGCGGTTCGGTGCGCGATCTGGAGGAACGTACGTTGGAGGCCGCCAAGCGCGCGGTCGCGGCGGAAGGCGTGCGCGAGCACGTCCTGTCGGAGATCCGCATCCAGTCCTCGACGCAGCTGGTCGCCCCCACGGCGATGGGCCTGCCGTGGACGGTGACCATGCGTCTGATCGCCGACTGCGACCCGGGCGACCAGTGGCTGATCGAACGTGCGGTGCGGTCGGAGATCATCGACACGTGGTGGGACGATTACGGCGAGCGCGCGGAGGCGAATCCGCTGCGTCAGACCGAGGCCCTCACCGCACAGTTGAGCGCACTGTCGGCGTCGCCGGATCAGGGCATGCGCCGCTCCCCCGTCATTCGACCGGATTCTTCCGGCGACGATGCGAAGACGACGACCTTCGTCGACGCCGGCGGCTCGACGCCCGGATCGAATCGCGGCACCGGTTCCCTCGAGGTCGAGCAGGCGAATTCGGCGAAGCAGGCGCAGTCTACCTCCGGTTCGCTTGACGACGACGATCGTCGCCGCAGCGATCTTCCGTCCGCGGGCGCCGCACTCGACGAGCGGCGTCGCAAAGCTCGTGACGCCGACGACTCCGACGGTTCCGACTCCGCCGATCTCGACGAGACGAAGGTGGCGCCGGCCGTCGACGCCGATGCCGATGACTCCGACGAGCAGGCCACGGCGACCGACCGGGTCGCGTGGTCCGAGTTGTCGAAGCGCCAGCGCGTGCGCCGGATCCTGTCGGCCGGCGGACGGGCGCGGCCGTCGACGGTCGTGTTGCTGGTGACCCTCCTGATCCTGGGAATGCTCAACCTCGCCACCGTCGAGCCCGGCGAGGGCGAAGAGGGCGTCGCCGGTTGGCTGGCTCCGAGCCGATTCACCGGCGGCGACGAGGAAGCCGACGACGACGGCACCGACGTCGGCACCGGCACGGGATCGGGCAACACCGGCACGGGCGGCGCCACCACCACCGCTCCGACCGACGCGCCGAGCCAACCGGACGGCGGCCGCGGCCAGCAGGGCACCGACGCCGGCACCGGCAACACCGGCGACGGGGGCAACACCGGCAATACCGACAACTCCGGAAATACCGGCGACTCCGGGAATACCGGAAACTCCGGCAACACCGGCAACACCGGCGACACGGGCACCGGCGACACCGGCACCGGAACCGGCACCGGCGCGGACGCGGGCGCGAACTCCGGCACCGGGGGCGGCGGCACCGCGTCGAACTAG